A window of Lysobacterales bacterium genomic DNA:
ATGGGGCGAATCCGTTTGCTGCGATCGAGCCGCGATTGAGCGCGAACTTGTCGAACCAGTTCGAGTGGCCGCTGTTCTTCCACGTCGCCTGTCTGCTGATGCCGAGCGCATCGGACACCGCGCTCGTGCTCGCCTGGGCCTTCATCGCTGGCCGCGTGCTGCACAGCGCCGTGCAGGTGTTTACCGCCAACGTTCGCCTCCGCGGGCTGGTGTTCATGCTGAACTTCGTGGCGGTGCTGGGGCTGTGGGCGCTGCTGGTGGCAGCGGCGTTGCGCTGAGTTCTGCCCCTTTCAGGCGGCATCCCCGCTGCGCCGAGAGACCACCATGGCGAACACCCTGCAGTGCGGCACCCACGGCGAGCGCGAGGCGCGCTTCGTCTGCGATCACCTGTTCCAGAACCTCCGTGCGGCGAGCCCACAGCGCCTGATCTACTACGCGCCGGAACACGCACCGCACGAGCCGACGCCAGCGATCTGGTGCGAAGGCTGCGAGGCGGTCATCCAAGCCGAGGGCGAGATCAACGCTGCAGCGCTGGCCGTGGCGAACTTCCATGGGATCTGCGATTTCTGCTTCCAGCGCTACCTGGACGCAGGTGAGCCCGCGACCGTCGAGGCCTGAGACCTCAGCTGCAGCGGTGTTCGCGTCGCGACAGATCGACCTGCGGTCATCCATGGGCTGGCGGTCGATCGGCGCTTTCCGGGCGACTTCACCAAGGCCCTGGCCGTGATCCCCCAAAGGCCCTTGCGTCCGAGCAGAACTGAGCCCTCGGGCGCGCTGCGCAGCGTGGCATGGGTGGCCGGGCTGCGCTCGCGCGCGGACTGTTCCGGAGGCTCACTTGTTTCCGTCGCGTTCGCATGGGAATCTCTGGCCCGGCCGTGTTCCCAGCGATCGGGCAGCGCGGCCGCTTCCTGTAATCACCAAGGATTGACACCCATGAAGACCTCGATTCTCGCCGCCATTCTCTCGATCTGCTTCTCCACTGCCGCGTTCTCCGCTCAGCCTGCGGCGGAGAGTGCACCGGGCTTCCAGTTCGCCACCGCGTCTGAGCTGAAATCCAACAGCCTGGTCGCCGTGGAAGCCCAAACCACCGGCGTGGAGGTGTGCTGGGCGACGTACACCGCGTGCATGCTGTCCTGCGGCTACTACGATCCGGCGCAGTTCCCGGTGGACGCCTGTTCCGAAGCCTGCTTCAACGAGTATCTGAGCTGCGCAGGCTTTTGAATGCGGCGGGGGCGGCCCTGATCGTTCAGGGCCGCCCTGACTCGCTGGAAGACGGGCGCCCGCGTGAGGCGTCTGCCTGCGACGCTGCCACCGCACCGCCACTCAGGAATCGCAGCTCGGCGCTGTCTTCAAGCGTGCGGTCTCCCTCGCGCAGCAGCGCTACCACGCGCTCGGCCATCACGCCGGCTTCGGCCTGATACAGCCCCCAGCCGTTGCGGCCCTCGCGCTTGACCCGGTACAGCGCCCGGTCGGCCAGATCCAGCAGATGCTCCCACTGCAGGGTCTGGTCGGCGCTTGGCAGCAGGGGATAGGGGCACAGGCCGATCGAGCAGGTCAGCCGCAGGGGTTCGGCGGCGCCGATGTCGAAGGGAAAGGCCGCGACTGCCGAGCGCAGGCGTTCGCCCAGCACCGGAAGAAAGGCCAAAGGCATGGGGCGGAACACCAGGACGAACTCCTCGCCGCCCCAGCGCGCCACGTAGTCGCCGGTGCGGACCTGGCCCAGCAATACGTCGGCGAACTGCTGCAGCACGCGGTCGCCCACCGCATGCCCGTAGGTGTCGTTGATCTGCTTGAAGTGATCGATATCGGCCAGCGCGAAGACCAGCGCTCGCGGCTGGGGTGCGGGGCCGGCGAGCTCACGCGCATAGAAGGCGATGTCCTTCGGGATCTGTGCGCCCAGGTAGCGTCGGTTGCGCAATCCTGTCAGCGGATCGGTCTGCGTGGCCTCGTGCAGACGCTGGTTGGCGCTGGCCAGATCCAGGGTGCGCTGCTGGACCAGCGCTTCCAGCTGCCGCGCGCGCTGATGGTAGCGATGCTGCTGCAGCCGATAGCCGGCGAAGCCGAGCAGAGCGATCCCGATCACGATCAGGGCGATGAACGCGCGGGTCTCGCTGAAGCTGGGTTCGATGCGGAATTCGAGCATCGCCGCCGGGCTCCAGTGGCCGCTGGACGTCGAAGCCTGCACCTCGAAGCGGTAGTCGCCTCCCGGCAGATTGGTGTAGCTGGTGACGCGCTGGCCGGCCTCGTCGGTTTCGCGCCAGTCTTCGCTGTAGCCGAGCAGGCGGTAGCGGAAGCCGATGCTGCGCGGCTCGTAGAAGCTGATGGCGGTGTACTCGAAGGCCACATCACGCACCTCCGCGGACAGATTCAGCGACTGCGTGGCGCTGACTGATTGCCAGTCGCTGTCGATGCGGATGCGTTCGATCAGGGTCGTGGGTGGGGCGTCGGGCAGTCGGGCGTCCTGGGTGTCCAGTA
This region includes:
- a CDS encoding MAPEG family protein → MSHPFLLPMAAHVALAALLYAALTVARAPKVWGIGRRADGANPFAAIEPRLSANLSNQFEWPLFFHVACLLMPSASDTALVLAWAFIAGRVLHSAVQVFTANVRLRGLVFMLNFVAVLGLWALLVAAALR